In Helianthus annuus cultivar XRQ/B chromosome 3, HanXRQr2.0-SUNRISE, whole genome shotgun sequence, a single window of DNA contains:
- the LOC110931778 gene encoding uncharacterized protein LOC110931778, with protein sequence MVSIAVWNIRGLNRPLKQMEVRQAVKDYNLSLCAILESHVDVGKLGKVCKAVFRSWDWSLNGGCCNKGTRIIIGWNPAIFDVMIVAQSPQVMHLQLVFKLDKRMLFCSIVYAENYYVTRRELWHLLSVHKIFVTDRPWCIMGDFNSALNIEDNSMGTSSISIGMRDFQECIDDIEVVDINRTGIHFTWNQKPKKGVGLLKKIDRVMGNTPFLSEYPNSVAIFKPYRLSDHCPCILSVPEAMKLKPRPFKFANFLVFKPEFLEIVNKYWLINVDGVHQFRVVKKLRSLKNPLRSLLFKQGNLHKKVESIRLKLDVIQQRIDQEPQNVDFRTEEASVSRDLQDALLDEERFLKQKAKVDWLSAGDMNTAFFIPL encoded by the coding sequence ATGGTTAGTATAGCAGTTTGGAAtataagggggttgaaccgcccgcTTAAACAAATGGAGGTTCGTCAGGCAGTGAAGGATTATAATTTGAGCTTGTGTGCAATCTTAGAGTCCCATGTTGACGTTGGTAAATTGGGTAAAGTGTGTAAGGCGGTTTTTAGATCGTGGGATTGGTCTTTAAATGGCGGGTGTTGTAACAAAGGCACAAGAATTATCATTGGGTGGAATCCAGCTATTTTTGATGTAATGATCGTCGCTCAATCTCCACAGGTTATGCATTTACAGCTTGTCTTTAAATTGGATAAGAGAATGCTCTTCTGTTCTATTGTGTATGCCGAAAATTATTATGTTACGCGGAGGGAGTTATGGCATCTTCTTTCTGTGCATAAAATTTTTGTTACGGATCGGCCTTGGTGTATTATGGGTGATTTTAATTCTGCTCTTAACATAGAAGATAATTCGATGGGCACTTCATCCATTTCGATTGGTATGAGGGATTTTCAGGAATGTATTGATGACATTGAAGTTGTGGATATTAATCGCACGGGTATTCATTTTACGTGGAACCAAAAGCCTAAAAAAGGTGTGGGATTACTAAAGAAAATTGATCGGGTAATGGGAAACACTCCGTTTCTTTCTGAATACCCAAACTCGGTTGCCATTTTCAAGCCGTATAGACTTTCGGACCATTGCCCTTGTATCTTGTCTGTTCCGGAAGCTATGAAACTCAAACCGAGGCCGTTTAAGTTTGCGAATTTTCTGGTTTTTAAACCAGAATTTTTGGAGATTGTTAATAAGTATTGGCTAATAAATGTTGATGGGGTTCATCAATTTCGAGTTGTCAAGAAGTTACGGTCACTTAAAAACCCTCTCCGTTCGTTGCTGTTCAAACAGGGCAACCTCCACAAGAAGGTTGAAAGTATTCGGTTGAAGTTAGATGTTATTCAGCAAAGGATTGATCAAGAGCCGCAAAATGTTGATTTTCGGACTGAGGAAGCATCGGTTAGCCGTGACCTTCAGGATGCTTTGTTGGATGAAGAGCGTTTTCTGAAACAAAAAGCTAAGGTTGATTGGTTGAGTGCGGGTGACATGAATACTGCTTTTTTCATTCCTCTTTGA